A window of the Polaribacter batillariae genome harbors these coding sequences:
- a CDS encoding peptide chain release factor 3: MSFLKEIARRRTFGIISHPDAGKTTLTEKLLLFGGAIQEAGAVKNNKIKKGATSDFMEIERQRGISVATSVLAFIYKNKKINILDTPGHKDFAEDTFRTLTAVDSVIVVIDVAKGVEPQTEKLVEVCRMRSIPMLVFINKLDREGKDAFDLLDEVEQKLGLRVTPMSFPIGMGYDFKGIYNIWEKKLNLFAGDKKQTVSEGVEFNDLSSTELDKAVGKKPADTLREELELIDEVYPPFNQDEYLKGELQPVFFGSALNNFGVKELLDAFIEIAPSPQPKKAEERLVDSKEKKMTGFVFKIHANMDPKHRDRLAFIKVVSGTFKRNSPYLHVRNGKKVKFSSPNAFFAEKKEIVEESFPGDIVGIHDTGNFKIGDTLTEGEELNFRGIPSFSPEHFRYVNNADPMKSKQLYKGLDQLMDEGVAQLFILEMNGRRIVGTVGALQFEVIQYRLEHEYGAKCTYENLQVHKACWVEATDPKNEEFKDFKRVKQRYLAKDKQGQLVFLADSEFTIQMTQSKYPSVKLHFTSEFKK, encoded by the coding sequence ATGAGTTTTTTAAAAGAAATAGCACGCAGAAGAACATTTGGTATTATATCGCATCCAGATGCAGGAAAAACGACACTAACAGAAAAATTATTACTTTTTGGTGGTGCCATACAAGAAGCTGGAGCTGTAAAAAACAATAAGATAAAAAAGGGAGCAACTTCCGACTTTATGGAAATTGAGCGTCAGCGTGGAATTTCTGTAGCCACCTCTGTGTTAGCTTTTATTTACAAAAACAAAAAAATTAACATTTTAGACACTCCTGGGCACAAAGATTTTGCCGAAGACACTTTTAGAACCTTAACAGCTGTAGATAGTGTTATTGTGGTAATTGATGTCGCTAAAGGTGTAGAGCCACAAACCGAAAAATTAGTAGAAGTATGTAGAATGCGAAGCATACCTATGTTGGTTTTTATCAATAAGTTAGATAGAGAAGGTAAAGATGCTTTCGATTTATTAGACGAAGTTGAACAAAAATTAGGTTTGCGAGTTACTCCTATGAGTTTTCCTATTGGAATGGGGTACGATTTTAAAGGCATCTATAATATTTGGGAGAAAAAACTAAACTTATTTGCTGGAGATAAAAAGCAAACTGTTTCAGAAGGAGTTGAATTTAACGACCTTTCTAGTACAGAATTAGACAAAGCTGTTGGTAAAAAACCAGCAGATACTTTGCGTGAAGAACTAGAATTGATAGATGAAGTATATCCACCTTTCAATCAAGATGAATATTTAAAAGGAGAACTTCAACCTGTATTTTTTGGATCTGCATTAAACAATTTCGGAGTTAAAGAATTATTGGATGCATTTATTGAAATTGCCCCTTCTCCACAGCCAAAAAAAGCAGAAGAACGTTTGGTGGATTCCAAAGAGAAAAAAATGACGGGTTTTGTGTTTAAAATTCATGCAAATATGGATCCTAAACATAGAGATAGACTGGCGTTTATAAAAGTAGTTTCTGGAACTTTTAAAAGAAATTCGCCTTATTTACACGTTAGAAATGGCAAAAAAGTAAAATTTTCGAGTCCGAATGCATTTTTTGCCGAGAAAAAAGAAATCGTAGAAGAGTCTTTCCCTGGCGACATTGTAGGAATTCACGATACCGGAAACTTTAAAATTGGAGATACTTTAACGGAAGGCGAAGAACTGAACTTTAGAGGAATACCAAGTTTTTCTCCAGAACATTTTCGCTATGTAAACAATGCAGACCCAATGAAGTCTAAACAATTGTACAAAGGTTTAGACCAATTAATGGACGAGGGTGTTGCCCAATTATTTATCTTAGAAATGAATGGACGAAGAATCGTGGGTACAGTTGGCGCACTTCAATTTGAGGTCATTCAATATCGATTAGAACACGAATATGGGGCAAAATGTACCTACGAAAATCTACAAGTCCACAAAGCTTGTTGGGTAGAAGCTACAGACCCCAAAAACGAAGAATTTAAAGACTTTAAACGCGTAAAACAACGTTATTTAGCAAAAGACAAACAAGGCCAATTGGTATTTTTAGCAGATTCGGAATTTACCATTCAAATGACACAAAGTAAATACCCTTCTGTAAAATTGCATTTTACAAGTGAGTTTAAAAAATAG
- a CDS encoding transposase, whose protein sequence is MKYKKWTLAQKLEILSVSEEIGIVEACRKYSVSTGTFYSWRKKFEHKGEAGLKVTYDTKSKELKEAEQENRVLRKLLSDREIELEVQRELLKKKFGTSDPRKI, encoded by the coding sequence ATGAAATACAAGAAATGGACATTAGCACAGAAGTTAGAAATACTATCAGTTTCAGAAGAAATCGGCATTGTTGAAGCCTGCCGAAAATACAGTGTAAGCACAGGTACTTTCTACAGTTGGCGGAAAAAGTTTGAGCACAAAGGTGAAGCTGGTTTAAAAGTTACCTATGACACTAAAAGCAAAGAACTTAAAGAAGCCGAACAAGAAAATCGTGTTTTAAGAAAATTACTAAGCGATAGAGAAATAGAACTTGAAGTGCAACGAGAACTTTTAAAAAAAAAGTTTGGAACGTCCGATCCAAGAAAGATCTAG
- a CDS encoding IS3 family transposase, which yields MSKSKIIKMVGIVSSSYYRKPSGGKKGNKPTKETFHKTKGLVLQDDVVAAIKEVLKDEFIDCGYRLMTSYLNRDGYTINHKKLYRIMKEEGLLKLDNRIDRSGSGRKFVKFRKVYTSRPLECLEMDIKMVWIPSVGKNAYLLSVIDVHTRRILKDYFSFNIKQNHVIALLSALFEDCDYPNNVVIRSDNGSQFIAKKVREYLGLIGVQQEFTHIATPEENAHIEAYHGILKKEVFKRFDYQYFGEIEQILKRYVKFYNNRRIHGLLGRITPMEKWSQDKHLIRRNKLTA from the coding sequence ATTAGCAAGAGTAAGATTATCAAAATGGTAGGTATTGTGTCAAGTAGCTATTATAGAAAGCCTAGTGGTGGTAAAAAAGGAAATAAGCCAACTAAAGAGACCTTTCACAAGACTAAAGGCCTGGTATTGCAGGATGACGTAGTTGCAGCTATTAAAGAGGTTTTAAAGGATGAATTTATAGATTGTGGCTATAGATTAATGACCAGTTATTTAAATAGAGACGGCTATACTATAAACCATAAAAAGCTATATAGAATTATGAAGGAAGAAGGTCTGTTGAAGCTTGACAATAGGATAGATAGAAGTGGTTCTGGACGTAAATTTGTAAAGTTTAGAAAGGTTTATACTTCTAGACCTTTGGAGTGTTTAGAGATGGATATAAAGATGGTTTGGATACCAAGTGTAGGTAAAAACGCTTATTTACTCTCGGTTATTGACGTTCACACACGTAGAATATTGAAAGACTATTTTTCCTTTAATATCAAACAAAATCACGTAATAGCGCTATTATCTGCATTGTTTGAAGATTGTGATTATCCCAATAATGTAGTTATTAGGAGTGATAATGGCAGTCAATTTATAGCAAAAAAAGTGCGTGAATATTTAGGATTAATCGGAGTACAACAAGAATTTACACACATTGCGACTCCAGAAGAGAATGCACATATTGAAGCATACCACGGAATATTAAAAAAAGAAGTATTCAAAAGGTTCGATTATCAATATTTTGGAGAAATAGAGCAAATACTAAAACGCTACGTGAAATTTTACAATAATAGAAGGATCCATGGTCTATTAGGACGAATAACTCCAATGGAAAAATGGAGTCAAGATAAACACCTTATTAGAAGAAATAAATTAACAGCTTAA